The Syngnathus typhle isolate RoL2023-S1 ecotype Sweden linkage group LG16, RoL_Styp_1.0, whole genome shotgun sequence genome includes a region encoding these proteins:
- the asxl2 gene encoding putative Polycomb group protein ASXL2 isoform X4: MLHTNSRGEEGIFYKVPGRMGVYTLKNDISEVATELSEEESAESSENLSDSRSSENNSGPQEGRRRRWMRPVPSQPTSPQPRCSSPSVAAKLISPSQKHSKKALKQALKQQQQRNQRRQAAMPSASTSRLLLKTIKDMADNIAAKTDLCLASGPRKVSQRPRRLSAGNIQRKTPHGHLKRNRCKIDVETPDSILVNTNLRAIINKHTFSVLPSDCQQRLLRLLPQVDQQQACTDGLLRVTNSALNNEFFTSAAQSWKERLAEGEFTPELQLRMRQEIEKEKRVEHWKEAFFESYYGENSGLSLEESKELAKDNLKCEPKPRQPRQLTRVSVEANATKDRCSRSDEVKDSKTMSSMEKTQPPSRESLYVPEQMKTRRSQQAEERKMPAPTLGAVPKERDERVTTKTPSEKENKVELPQSPPKLRPLPQARMDIIENPLTSGVKPPAETNTQPEGVSEQQKRKPVGVLENEATPEKRQRMYSISSVSSVSSVSPPASSTPSPAAPTSAGSQRVPPLMIPVSRTLTNDVSPRAPLPVSISSPTRTGARTLADIKAKAQLARAQRAAAAAAFRVARPESGQGAGSVEPTKHFPRPTSPQASARLSVNTTSTPPSRLQDSLDPVSPLNIPDVRTVHVQPSGTFSDSAPGSQETPCGSTRSSFCIPANNPLVARLLQGKEVPLEQILPKPLGKVETQMSNLHSGKEKTIGGPKQHQSNTTGWAFANDTRYPKEPLDKDTQEQILQTLMERRIQHGEHQALHGEEHVDRPRISVGFLGHKRTSRPAMSGHYLLNVSTYGRGSESKRPHRATFPDVAGLKREAADGQEAAPEGTYESKMEQRGLSVSKREQADSLLPCTAIKSKPGCEQNATDDKIPGHKQVCNQGKAEPYLPLKEPSHQRPSVFPTPRMPIHQESLSSRYGGTISVSVPHTLNHNAGSGETASDGGSVMSFSVTVTTIPAAASALDSGELSGPPPPEPSFMEAAGMEDTQSKCYCRLKAMIMCKGCGAFCHHDCIGPSELCVSCLVVR; the protein is encoded by the exons ATGCTGCACACAAACTCTCGCGGAGAGGAGGGCATCTTCTACAAAGTTCCGGGCAGGATGGGCGTCTACACCTTGAAG AACGACATCTCTGAGGTGGCCACCGAGCTGTCGGAGGAAGAATCCGCGGAGAGCAGCGAAAATCTTTCTGACTCACGGAGCTCTGAAAACAATAGCGGGCCCCAGGAAGGCAGGAGGAGACGCTGGATGCGGCCAG TTCCCTCCCAGCCGACGTCGCCACAGCCTCGCTGCTCGTCCCCGTCCGTCGCCGCCAAGCTCATTTCACCCTCGCAGAAGCACAGCAAGAAAGCCCTCAAACAG GCCTtgaaacagcagcaacagcgtAACCAACGCAGGCAGGCGGCCATGCCCAGCGCGTCCACATCCAGGCTGCTGCTGAAGACCATCAAAGACATGGCTGACAACATCGCCGCCAAGACCG ATCTCTGCCTTGCCAGCGGCCCCAGGAAGGTTTCTCAGAGGCCACGTCGTCTCAGTGCAGGTAACATCCAAAGAAAAACGCCACACG GCCACCTAAAACGTAACAGGTGCAAAATTGACGTGGAGACCCCAGACTCCATTTTGGTCAACACCAACCTGCGAGCCATCATCAACAAGCACACCTTCTCCGTCCTGCCGTCGGACTGCCAGCAGAGGCTGCTGCGACTACTTCCCCAAGTAGACCAGCAG CAGGCCTGCACGGATGGCCTCCTCAGAGTCACGAATTCGGCGTTGAACAACGAATTCTTCACGTCGGCAGCGCAGTCGTGGAAAGAACGACTGGCCGAGG GTGAATTTACTCCAGAGCTGCAGCTGCGGATGCGCCAGGAAATCGAAAAGGAGAAGAGAGTTGAGCACTGGAAAGAAGCCTTCTTTGAGAGCTACTACGGCGAAAA TTCTGGACTCAGTCTTGAGGAATCTAAAGAGTTGGCCAAAGACAATCTAAAATGCGAGCCCAAGCCACGTCAGCCAAGACAGCTGACCCGAGTGTCGGTGGAGGCCAACGCCACCAAGGACCGCTGCAGCCGGAGCGATGAGGTCAAAGACTCAAAGACCATGTCATCGATGGAGAAAACACAACCTCCTTCGAGAGAATCTCTTTATGTCCCAGAACAGATGAAAACCAGACGCTCTCAGCAAGCTGAGGAGCGTAAGATGCCCGCGCCGACCTTGGGAGCAGTACCCAAAGAGCGCGATGAGCGCGTCACCACAAAGACGCCGagcgagaaagaaaacaaagtggAACTGCCCCAGTCTCCTCCCAAGCTGAGGCCTCTTCCTCAAGCTCGAATGGACATCATCGAGAATCCACTGACGTCTGGGGTTAAGCCTCctgcagagacaaatactcAGCCGGAAGGCGTTTCAGAACAACAGAAAAGAAAGCCTGTCGGCGTGTTGGAGAATGAGGCTACGCCGGAAAAAAGACAGCGCATGTACTCCATTTCCTCAGTGTCGTCCGTCTCCTCTGTCTCCCCTCCGGCGTCATCCACTCCCAGCCCGGCCGCACCTACTTCGGCCGGCAGCCAGAGAGTTCCGCCACTCATG ATTCCAGTCTCACGAACTCTTACCAACGACGTGTCGCCGAGGGCGCCTCTGCCCGTCTCCATCAGCAGCCCAACTCGCACCGGCGCTCGCACTTTGGCAGACATCAAAGCCAAAGCTCAGCTTGCACGAGCGCAACGAGCAGCGGCGGCCGCTGCCTTCAGGGTTGCTCGGCCCGAGTCCGGGCAAGGCGCAGGCAGCGTCGAGCCAACAAAACATTTCCCGAGGCCGACATCGCCACAGGCCTCTGCCAGGTTATCTGTTAACACCACCAGCACACCACCGTCTCGCCTGCAGGACTCCCTCGATCCAGTCAGCCCCTTAAACATTCCGGACGTCAGAACAGTCCACGTGCAACCGTCTGGCACTTTTTCAGACTCGGCACCCGGCTCTCAGGAAACCCCTTGTGGATCCACCCGAAGCAGCTTCTGCATCCCTGCAAACAACCCGCTGGTCGCCAGGCTCTTGCAAGGCAAAGAAGTCCCTTTGGAGCAGATCCTCCCAAAACCACTCGGCAAGGTGGAGACCCAGATGTCAAATTTACACTCCGGCAAGGAGAAGACCATTGGCGGTCCCAAACAACACCAGAGCAACACCACCGGCTGGGCCTTCGCCAATGACACCAGGTATCCCAAGGAACCTCTGGACAAAGACACTCAGGAGCAGATCTTACAGACTCTGATGGAGAGGAGAATTCAACACGGTGAACATCAAGCGCTGCACGGCGAGGAACACGTAGACCGTCCACGGATATCCGTTGGATTCTTGGGGCACAAGAGGACGTCGAGGCCCGCCATGTCAGGACACTATCTCCTCAACGTGTCCACGTACGGCCGAGGTTCAGAGAGCAAACGGCCCCACCGAGCCACCTTCCCCGATGTGGCCGGTCTGAAGAGAGAAGCGGCGGATGGACAGGAGGCGGCGCCAGAAGGGACATATGAATCTAAAATGGAGCAGCGGGGATTGTCCGTGAGCAAGCGCGAGCAAGCCGACAGCCTTCTGCCTTGTACGGCCATTAAAAGCAAGCCGGGATGTGAGCAAAATGCGACAGACGACAAGATCCCAGGCCACAAGCAAGTCTGCAATCAAGGAAAAGCTGAGCCATACCTTCCACTCAAAGAGCCCAGTCACCAACGACCGTCTGTCTTCCCGACCCCGAGGATGCCCATCCATCAGGAATCGCTGTCATCCCGCTACGGCGGAACCATCAGTGTGTCTGTACCGCACACTTTGAACCACAACGCTGGCAGCGGTGAGACGGCGTCGGACGGCGGGAGCGTCATGTCTTTCTCGGTGACTGTCACCACCATCCCTGCAGCTGCCAGCGCCTTGGACTCCGGTGAGCTCagcgggccgccgccgccggagcCATCCTTCATGGAGGCCGCCGGCATGGAGGACACACAGTCCAAGTGCTACTGTCGGCTGAAGGCCATGATCATGTGCAAAGGCTGCGGGGCCTTCTGCCACCACGACTGCATCGGACCATCCGAGCTGTGCGTCTCGTGTCTGGTGGTACGATGA